The following are from one region of the Gammaproteobacteria bacterium genome:
- a CDS encoding ribonuclease HII has translation MSAGPRIACVAGLDEAGRGALAGPVYAAAVILDERDPFDGLRDSKALSAKARERLAQTIVTRAEAWAVASASVAEIESINILRASLLAMQRAWEALSRRSDSALVDGLHLPKLGCTAQAVVDGDALHPCIMAASILAKVNRDAEMCRLDVEYPGYGFAAHKGYGTRVHLDALNRLGATPVHRRTFAPVAQLSLRLA, from the coding sequence ATGAGCGCGGGCCCGCGTATTGCCTGCGTGGCCGGGCTGGACGAGGCCGGTCGTGGTGCACTGGCCGGCCCGGTCTATGCCGCTGCGGTGATTCTGGACGAGCGAGATCCGTTCGATGGTCTGCGTGACTCCAAGGCGCTCAGTGCCAAAGCCCGCGAACGTCTCGCGCAGACGATCGTGACGCGCGCCGAGGCCTGGGCGGTCGCCAGCGCCAGCGTCGCCGAGATCGAATCGATCAACATTCTGCGCGCCTCGTTGCTGGCGATGCAGCGCGCCTGGGAAGCCTTGTCGAGGCGCTCGGATTCGGCGCTGGTCGATGGCCTGCATCTGCCGAAGCTTGGTTGCACGGCGCAGGCCGTGGTCGATGGAGACGCCCTGCATCCCTGCATCATGGCCGCTTCGATACTGGCCAAGGTCAACCGGGACGCCGAAATGTGCCGCCTCGATGTCGAGTATCCAGGCTATGGATTCGCCGCACACAAGGGCTATGGCACGCGCGTGCATCTGGACGCCCTGAACCGCCTGGGCGCGACTCCGGTGCATCGCCGCACCTTCGCGCCGGTGGCGCAGCTTTCGCTGCGGCTTGCCTGA
- the lpxB gene encoding lipid-A-disaccharide synthase, with the protein MKFALVAGETSGDILGASLIEALRRIYPQARFYGVAGPRMIAAGCEAIESIDALSVMGLSEVIRELPRLFRLRAELVARFSDDRPDCLIGIDAPDFNLGLERRLRERGIKTVHYVSPTVWAWRQGRVRGIAKSCDLMLSLFPFEADFYREHAMRVAYVGHPLADELDATLTPAQGRAALGLAERPCLAVLPGSRKAEVSMLMPLYADAARRLAERHPQLQFVVPVAKPSLRPLIEAAMAGHAPQQNWTLLDGQSREAMRAGEAVLLASGTATLECLLLGRPMVVGYRVAPFTAFLLRKVGLLKIERVSLPNLLCREPLVDELLQDDATGENFANAVSRLIDDPVAAQKQTDAFDAVRDELRRNAAAHAASAIAELLT; encoded by the coding sequence ATGAAATTCGCTCTGGTCGCCGGCGAAACCTCCGGCGATATTCTCGGTGCTTCGCTGATCGAAGCCTTGCGTCGAATCTATCCGCAGGCGCGGTTTTATGGTGTTGCCGGGCCGCGCATGATCGCTGCCGGTTGCGAGGCCATCGAGAGCATCGACGCGCTGTCGGTGATGGGCCTGTCCGAAGTGATCAGGGAGCTGCCGCGCCTGTTTCGCCTGCGGGCGGAACTGGTGGCGCGCTTCAGCGACGACCGCCCCGACTGCCTGATCGGCATCGACGCGCCGGATTTCAATCTGGGGCTGGAGCGGCGACTGCGCGAGCGGGGCATCAAGACCGTGCACTACGTCAGTCCGACGGTCTGGGCCTGGCGGCAGGGCCGCGTACGCGGTATCGCCAAAAGCTGCGATCTGATGCTGAGCCTGTTCCCGTTCGAGGCCGACTTCTATCGCGAGCACGCGATGCGCGTGGCCTATGTCGGCCATCCGTTGGCGGACGAGCTCGACGCGACGCTGACGCCGGCTCAGGGCCGGGCGGCGCTGGGTCTGGCCGAGCGGCCCTGTCTCGCGGTTCTGCCGGGCAGCCGCAAGGCTGAAGTGTCGATGCTGATGCCGCTCTATGCGGACGCGGCGCGGCGCCTGGCCGAACGCCATCCACAGCTTCAGTTCGTGGTGCCGGTGGCCAAGCCCTCACTGCGGCCGCTGATCGAGGCGGCCATGGCCGGGCATGCGCCGCAGCAGAACTGGACGCTGCTCGACGGCCAGTCGCGCGAAGCCATGCGCGCTGGCGAGGCGGTCCTGCTGGCGTCGGGCACGGCGACATTGGAGTGCCTGCTGCTGGGGCGTCCGATGGTTGTCGGTTACCGCGTGGCGCCGTTTACGGCGTTTTTGCTGCGCAAAGTCGGCTTGCTCAAGATCGAGCGTGTCAGCCTGCCGAATCTGCTGTGCCGAGAACCGCTGGTCGATGAGCTGTTGCAGGACGATGCCACAGGTGAGAACTTTGCCAACGCCGTTTCACGCCTGATCGACGACCCCGTGGCCGCCCAGAAACAGACCGACGCCTTCGACGCGGTACGCGACGAACTGCGCCGCAACGCCGCTGCGCATGCCGCGTCCGCAATTGCGGAGCTGCTGACATGA
- the rseP gene encoding RIP metalloprotease RseP, with the protein MLDLMWSLGGFIVAIGVLVAFHEFGHFWVARRCGVRVLRYSIGFGRPLLKRTGKDGTEYVLSAIPLGGYVKMLDEREGEVAPEEVHRAFNQQALWKRSAIVAAGPMFNFALAAVAYWAVYVIGVPDMKPVIAAPPAASAAAEAGLGEQDLVLRIDDHAITTWQELRTRLIEDALDEDFVRLEVQGRDGQIRNVSLPLDQVRVDPQYLFADLGLQEFRPPIPPVLGEVVAGEAAAAAGLQSGDRIVSAEGESIADWQQWVSWVQARPNQRVSIDIEREGRSQTVEIALGSIEQNGQTVGRIGAAPDVSGAQRLWQDLRAERRLGIVAALPVAVSETWQMSWLTLRMLYRMVIGDVSIKNVSGPIQIAQYAGYSAQTGPVAFLMFVAVVSVSLGVLNLLPVPMLDGGHLLYYAVEAVKGSPVSERAQLVGQQVGLTFLALLMGLAFYNDIMRLIG; encoded by the coding sequence ATGCTTGATCTGATGTGGTCGCTGGGCGGCTTCATCGTCGCCATCGGCGTGTTGGTTGCATTCCATGAATTCGGACACTTCTGGGTCGCGCGTCGCTGCGGCGTGCGCGTGCTGCGCTATTCGATCGGCTTCGGTCGACCCTTGCTGAAGCGTACCGGCAAGGACGGCACGGAATATGTGCTGTCGGCGATTCCGCTGGGCGGCTACGTGAAGATGCTCGATGAGCGCGAAGGCGAGGTGGCGCCCGAAGAAGTGCATCGCGCTTTCAACCAGCAGGCCTTGTGGAAGCGATCTGCAATCGTCGCGGCGGGGCCGATGTTCAATTTCGCGCTGGCGGCCGTCGCCTACTGGGCGGTCTACGTGATCGGCGTGCCGGACATGAAGCCGGTCATCGCTGCGCCGCCGGCGGCCAGCGCGGCGGCCGAAGCGGGGCTCGGCGAGCAGGATCTGGTGCTGCGCATCGACGATCACGCGATCACGACCTGGCAGGAACTGCGCACGCGCCTGATCGAGGACGCACTGGACGAGGACTTCGTGCGCCTGGAAGTGCAGGGCAGGGACGGACAGATACGCAATGTGTCGTTGCCGCTGGATCAGGTGCGCGTCGATCCGCAGTATCTGTTCGCGGACCTGGGCCTGCAGGAGTTCAGGCCGCCGATTCCACCGGTGCTCGGCGAAGTCGTGGCCGGTGAAGCCGCTGCCGCGGCCGGGCTGCAGTCGGGCGATCGCATCGTCAGCGCGGAAGGTGAATCGATCGCCGACTGGCAGCAATGGGTGAGCTGGGTCCAGGCGCGTCCGAATCAGCGTGTGAGCATCGATATCGAACGCGAGGGTCGCTCGCAGACTGTGGAAATCGCGCTCGGATCGATCGAGCAGAACGGTCAGACCGTGGGACGGATCGGGGCGGCTCCGGACGTCAGCGGCGCACAACGCCTATGGCAGGATTTGCGCGCCGAGCGCCGTCTGGGTATCGTCGCGGCCCTGCCGGTCGCGGTCTCCGAAACGTGGCAGATGTCGTGGCTGACCTTGCGCATGCTCTATCGCATGGTTATCGGCGATGTTTCGATCAAGAACGTCAGCGGGCCGATCCAGATTGCCCAGTACGCCGGATACTCGGCCCAGACCGGACCGGTGGCGTTTCTGATGTTCGTGGCCGTGGTCAGCGTCAGTCTCGGGGTTTTGAACCTCCTGCCAGTGCCCATGCTGGACGGGGGACATTTGTTGTACTACGCGGTGGAGGCGGTCAAGGGGTCCCCGGTTTCAGAACGTGCGCAGCTTGTTGGCCAGCAGGTCGGTCTGACATTTCTCGCGCTGCTGATGGGGCTCGCTTTCTATAACGACATCATGCGATTGATCGGCTAA
- a CDS encoding phosphatidate cytidylyltransferase: MLLQRVLTALVLLPLAVAAIWFLPTTGLALLFTALALVAAHEWAALSGLSAAPAKFGYVILGALLILLAVFALPAFGHLLLWGCAALWWLIALVWIVRYPAGFSPSRPSPALRAGIGLLIFASTISGLAALHAHASNGPLFVLATFVIVWAADIGAYFAGRGFGRHKLAPRVSPGKTWEGFVGGFVAAVAASAGMALLLFAPEQRPWLLWLSLCAGLSVASVIGDLSESLLKRHAGVKDSGGLLPGHGGVLDRVDSLLAVAPLMALGVYGLGL, from the coding sequence ATGCTGTTGCAGCGCGTGCTCACGGCATTGGTGCTGCTGCCCTTGGCGGTGGCTGCGATCTGGTTCCTGCCGACCACGGGCTTGGCGCTTCTGTTCACCGCCCTGGCGCTGGTGGCCGCGCATGAATGGGCGGCGCTGAGCGGGCTTTCGGCAGCGCCGGCGAAGTTCGGCTATGTCATTCTCGGCGCGCTGCTGATTTTACTGGCAGTGTTTGCGCTGCCGGCATTCGGGCATCTGCTGTTGTGGGGCTGCGCAGCCTTGTGGTGGCTGATCGCCTTGGTATGGATCGTTCGCTATCCCGCCGGTTTCTCGCCAAGCCGCCCGTCACCGGCCCTGCGGGCCGGCATCGGTTTGTTGATCTTTGCTTCGACTATCAGCGGTCTCGCGGCACTGCACGCGCACGCCTCGAACGGGCCGCTGTTTGTGTTGGCGACCTTCGTGATCGTCTGGGCCGCCGATATTGGCGCCTATTTCGCGGGCCGCGGCTTCGGCCGCCACAAGCTCGCGCCACGCGTTTCGCCGGGCAAGACCTGGGAAGGCTTTGTCGGCGGTTTCGTCGCCGCGGTCGCGGCTTCCGCCGGCATGGCCCTGCTGTTGTTCGCGCCCGAGCAGCGGCCCTGGCTGCTGTGGCTGTCGCTGTGCGCCGGTTTGAGCGTAGCCTCGGTGATCGGCGACCTGAGCGAGAGCCTGCTCAAGCGACATGCCGGGGTCAAGGACAGCGGCGGGCTTTTGCCCGGACATGGCGGTGTGCTCGATCGTGTCGACAGCCTGCTGGCGGTCGCGCCCCTGATGGCCTTGGGCGTTTACGGATTGGGTCTGTGA
- the dxr gene encoding 1-deoxy-D-xylulose-5-phosphate reductoisomerase — translation MRQLVILGATGTVGRNTLDVARRHPQRLQVLALTANRDVAGLLALCREFQPRYAATADASKWAELRDALAGTETEALAGAEAVAQLAAHEAADLVMSAIVGAAGLLPTLAAVRAGKRVLVANKEPLVMAGELMMQAAATAGATLVPIDSEHNAIFQCLPEGYRCGTPDSGVRRIILTASGGPFRETELSKLRDVTPAEAVRHPNWVMGPKISVDSATMMNKGLELIEARWLFGLPSESIDVVLHPESVIHSLVEYRDGSMLAQLGQPDMRVPIAHALAAPERWESGVGGLSLSEVAKLHFSEVESARYPALGLARQALQAGGRASNVLNAANEVAVEAFLAGGVGFTGIASVIEESLDRSEGAGLPDADDLDSVLAIDAWARDAAHSVIAGLDTKVMHA, via the coding sequence ATGCGCCAGCTCGTAATACTCGGTGCGACCGGTACGGTGGGGCGCAACACACTGGACGTGGCGCGTCGTCATCCGCAGCGCCTGCAGGTGCTGGCCTTGACAGCGAACCGGGACGTCGCCGGTCTGCTTGCATTGTGCCGCGAGTTCCAACCGCGCTACGCCGCGACGGCGGACGCCTCGAAATGGGCGGAGTTGCGCGATGCGCTGGCGGGCACTGAAACCGAGGCGCTGGCCGGTGCGGAGGCGGTGGCGCAACTGGCGGCGCATGAGGCGGCCGATCTGGTGATGTCGGCGATCGTCGGCGCCGCAGGCCTGCTACCGACGCTGGCGGCGGTGCGGGCTGGCAAACGTGTACTGGTCGCCAACAAGGAGCCGCTGGTCATGGCCGGCGAGCTGATGATGCAGGCCGCCGCCACGGCTGGTGCAACATTGGTTCCGATCGACAGTGAACATAATGCGATCTTTCAGTGTCTACCTGAAGGCTATCGATGCGGAACGCCGGACTCCGGGGTGCGCCGCATCATTCTGACCGCCTCGGGCGGTCCGTTCAGGGAGACCGAGTTGTCGAAGTTGCGAGATGTGACGCCGGCCGAGGCCGTGCGTCATCCGAACTGGGTGATGGGTCCCAAGATTTCCGTCGATTCGGCGACGATGATGAACAAGGGCCTGGAGCTGATCGAGGCCCGCTGGCTGTTCGGGCTGCCATCGGAATCGATCGACGTGGTGCTGCACCCGGAGAGTGTGATCCATTCGCTGGTGGAATACCGCGACGGTTCCATGCTCGCGCAGCTGGGACAGCCCGACATGCGCGTACCGATCGCGCATGCCCTGGCGGCGCCGGAGCGTTGGGAGTCCGGTGTCGGTGGTCTGTCGCTGTCCGAGGTGGCGAAGCTGCATTTCTCGGAGGTGGAGTCCGCACGATACCCGGCCCTGGGCCTGGCTCGTCAGGCGCTTCAGGCAGGCGGCCGCGCCAGCAATGTACTCAATGCCGCCAATGAAGTGGCTGTGGAGGCGTTTCTGGCCGGTGGCGTGGGTTTTACCGGGATTGCGTCGGTGATCGAAGAATCCCTGGACCGCTCCGAGGGCGCGGGTTTGCCCGATGCGGATGATCTCGATTCCGTGCTTGCGATCGATGCCTGGGCGCGCGATGCCGCCCATTCCGTGATCGCAGGACTAGACACAAAGGTGATGCATGCTTGA
- a CDS encoding OmpH family outer membrane protein, with the protein MKTFIAVIALPAAVLVSAPVLAQTKIATVRANALVAQSPQYKALETKMKADFERRANELQAEGKQLEADLKKFQQEADLLSPQDRNAREKDLNTRQIDFGYKRKQFQEDVQNRERELSGQMMEEIKGVIAAVAKEKGVDAVLQDPVYAADGIDITDDVLQRLTK; encoded by the coding sequence ATGAAGACTTTTATTGCTGTGATTGCCCTGCCGGCTGCCGTGCTGGTGAGTGCGCCGGTGCTGGCCCAGACCAAGATCGCAACGGTGCGTGCCAATGCGCTGGTCGCCCAGTCGCCCCAGTACAAGGCACTGGAAACCAAGATGAAGGCGGACTTCGAACGTCGTGCCAATGAACTGCAGGCCGAAGGCAAGCAGCTCGAAGCCGACCTCAAGAAGTTCCAGCAGGAGGCCGATCTGCTGTCGCCTCAGGACCGCAATGCGCGCGAGAAGGACCTGAACACACGTCAGATCGACTTCGGCTACAAGCGCAAGCAGTTCCAGGAAGACGTGCAGAATCGCGAGCGCGAGCTGTCGGGCCAGATGATGGAGGAGATCAAGGGCGTGATCGCCGCCGTGGCCAAGGAAAAAGGTGTTGACGCCGTACTGCAGGATCCGGTCTACGCGGCCGACGGTATCGACATCACCGACGATGTGCTGCAGCGCCTGACCAAGTAA
- the lpxD gene encoding UDP-3-O-(3-hydroxymyristoyl)glucosamine N-acyltransferase — MTVRLGEIAKSFGLDMQGDPETAITGVCTLQPGRPGCIGFLANPKYRTHLNATLASAVILTPAVAQGYAGNALIARDPNLAFARVAGLFDDEPEVRGGVHATALIDPTAQIAQSAWIGPNAVVEAGAVIGERVFVGVGCIVSRGAVLAEDTRLEARVWIGRRSVLGARCRIHPGAVIGSRGFGNVRAPDGWEAVPQLGAVRIGDDVEVGANTTIDRGAIDDTVIGNGVKLDNQIQVAHNVHIGDHTAIAACVGIAGSTRIGSRCLIGGGCGISGHLVIGDDVIILGFAMVTKSLPTAGQYGSGLPVEPAREWRRNVARLRRLAPQEARLRALERILKIDSGENGDDTGEPDLA, encoded by the coding sequence ATGACGGTGCGGCTGGGCGAAATCGCCAAGTCTTTCGGGCTGGACATGCAGGGTGATCCCGAAACGGCGATCACCGGTGTCTGCACACTGCAGCCGGGCCGGCCCGGCTGCATCGGCTTTCTGGCCAACCCCAAATACCGCACCCATCTGAACGCGACGCTGGCGTCAGCGGTGATCCTGACGCCGGCGGTGGCTCAAGGCTATGCCGGCAACGCCCTGATCGCCCGTGACCCCAACCTGGCGTTCGCGCGTGTCGCCGGCTTGTTCGACGATGAGCCCGAGGTTCGTGGCGGAGTGCATGCGACGGCGCTCATCGACCCCACGGCGCAGATCGCGCAAAGTGCCTGGATTGGCCCCAATGCTGTCGTCGAAGCAGGCGCCGTCATCGGCGAGCGGGTGTTCGTTGGTGTGGGTTGCATCGTCTCTCGCGGTGCGGTCCTGGCAGAGGACACCCGGCTTGAGGCGCGAGTATGGATCGGACGGCGCAGTGTTCTCGGGGCTCGCTGCCGGATTCATCCCGGCGCCGTGATCGGTAGCCGCGGCTTCGGCAATGTGCGTGCACCGGATGGCTGGGAAGCGGTGCCTCAGTTGGGTGCGGTGCGTATTGGCGATGACGTGGAAGTTGGCGCCAATACCACCATCGATCGGGGCGCGATCGACGACACGGTGATCGGCAATGGAGTCAAGCTGGATAACCAGATTCAGGTGGCGCACAACGTGCACATCGGAGACCACACGGCGATCGCTGCCTGTGTCGGCATTGCAGGCAGTACCCGAATCGGCAGCCGATGTCTGATCGGTGGCGGTTGTGGCATCAGCGGGCACCTGGTCATTGGCGATGACGTCATCATTCTTGGCTTCGCCATGGTGACCAAATCCCTGCCGACCGCCGGGCAGTACGGTTCCGGCCTACCGGTCGAACCGGCGCGCGAATGGCGTAGAAACGTGGCGCGCTTGCGCAGACTGGCGCCGCAGGAAGCGCGGCTCAGAGCGCTAGAACGTATATTGAAGATTGATTCCGGGGAGAACGGGGACGATACCGGTGAACCAGACCTTGCTTGA
- the bamA gene encoding outer membrane protein assembly factor BamA — MLTARAEAFSAFTIRDIRAEGLSRLDLGTVLTYLPVQVGDQLNEQTARQSVRALYGSGLFQDVSLSSEGDTLIVNVKERPAITSFEITGNEKIGGDELNESLSQLGLAEGELFKRSLLDGVGQELRRQYYANGYYDVAVDSKVIEQGNNRVKIEIEVTEGKVTKIKEINIVGATAFPREELLEQFELHRTNWMPFQRTDRYSKQQLSGDLETLQSYYQDRGYLKFEILSVQVALSPDKKEIYITINVNEGQVYTVEDRRFSGDTILNEKFLEYLTTTNAGETFSRKQATESADRIEAALSDVGYAFAEVTPIPEVEDESRKVTLNYFVQPGKRTYVHHIGFSGHGSTNDETLRREMRQLEAAPFSKSAVERSRVRLERLAFVESVEVDTQPVPGTDDLVDINYTIKERPPGSVQFGVGFSGSSGFVLSGSVTHSNFMGTGNRIAVTAENNSYSKQLSFSWTDPYFTEDGISQTISTTYRKSDRIIRYSSGFSTNTISANLIYGIPLSEFVAVRIGGGIEDTAVQTFASASSDEVLSFVVDNGSHYFNFLARTGIGRDTRNRTIFASRGSLQQLNLDVAVPGSDLTFYTVSFNAEQFVPIYKRFFLDINGTVGYADGYGSTKKIPPYENFFAGGSRTVRGFRDGTLGPRDTPNDNPYGGKLRTTMQNELIIPLPFAADGNSTRLAAFFDIGNVFAEPGEFEFDELRRSAGIAFRWFTPFLGILNLSYSYPLNEQPEDEVDRFQITFGSGF; from the coding sequence ATGCTGACGGCGCGTGCCGAGGCGTTCAGCGCCTTCACGATCCGGGACATTCGCGCCGAAGGCCTGTCGCGTCTCGACCTGGGTACCGTGCTGACCTATCTGCCGGTTCAGGTGGGCGACCAGCTCAACGAGCAGACCGCCCGCCAATCGGTACGCGCGCTCTACGGTTCCGGCCTGTTTCAGGACGTATCGCTGAGCAGCGAGGGTGACACGCTGATCGTCAATGTGAAGGAACGTCCGGCGATCACCTCGTTCGAGATCACCGGCAATGAAAAGATCGGCGGCGACGAACTCAATGAGTCCCTGAGCCAGCTCGGGCTCGCCGAGGGCGAGTTGTTCAAGCGCTCGCTGCTCGATGGTGTCGGTCAGGAGCTGCGTCGTCAGTACTACGCCAACGGCTATTACGACGTCGCAGTCGATTCCAAGGTCATCGAGCAGGGCAACAACCGCGTCAAGATCGAAATCGAGGTCACCGAAGGCAAGGTCACCAAGATCAAGGAGATCAACATCGTGGGTGCGACGGCATTTCCGCGTGAGGAATTGCTGGAGCAGTTCGAGCTGCACCGCACCAACTGGATGCCGTTCCAGCGCACCGACCGCTATTCCAAGCAGCAGCTGTCGGGCGATCTGGAAACGCTGCAGTCCTATTATCAGGATCGTGGTTATCTCAAGTTCGAAATTCTGTCCGTTCAGGTCGCGCTGTCGCCGGACAAGAAGGAAATCTACATCACGATCAACGTCAACGAGGGGCAGGTCTATACGGTCGAAGACCGACGTTTCTCGGGCGATACGATACTCAACGAGAAGTTTCTCGAGTATCTGACCACGACCAATGCTGGTGAGACTTTCTCGCGCAAGCAGGCCACCGAGAGCGCCGACCGGATCGAGGCCGCACTGTCGGACGTGGGCTACGCCTTCGCCGAAGTCACGCCGATTCCGGAAGTCGAGGACGAGTCGCGCAAGGTCACGCTCAACTACTTCGTGCAGCCGGGCAAGCGCACCTACGTCCATCACATCGGTTTCAGCGGGCACGGCAGCACCAATGATGAAACCCTGCGTCGCGAGATGCGCCAGCTTGAGGCCGCGCCGTTCTCCAAGAGCGCGGTCGAGCGCTCGCGCGTACGCTTGGAGCGTCTGGCCTTCGTCGAGTCGGTCGAAGTCGACACGCAGCCGGTGCCCGGCACCGACGACCTGGTCGACATCAATTACACGATCAAGGAACGGCCCCCGGGTTCGGTGCAGTTCGGCGTCGGCTTCTCGGGCTCCTCGGGCTTCGTGCTCAGCGGCAGCGTGACCCATTCGAATTTCATGGGCACCGGCAACCGCATCGCGGTCACGGCCGAGAACAACAGCTACTCCAAGCAGCTGAGTTTCTCCTGGACCGATCCGTATTTCACCGAGGACGGTATCAGCCAGACCATCTCGACGACCTACCGCAAGTCCGACCGCATCATTCGCTACAGCTCGGGTTTTTCGACCAACACGATCTCGGCCAACCTGATCTACGGCATTCCGCTGTCCGAGTTCGTGGCGGTTCGCATCGGTGGCGGTATCGAGGACACGGCGGTGCAAACCTTCGCCAGCGCGTCGAGCGACGAAGTGCTGAGCTTTGTGGTCGACAATGGTTCGCACTACTTCAACTTCCTGGCGCGCACCGGCATCGGCCGGGATACGCGCAACCGCACGATCTTCGCCAGCCGCGGCTCCTTGCAGCAGCTCAATCTTGACGTTGCAGTGCCGGGCAGCGATCTGACGTTCTACACCGTGAGCTTCAATGCGGAGCAGTTCGTGCCGATCTACAAGCGGTTCTTCCTCGACATCAACGGCACGGTTGGCTATGCCGATGGCTACGGTAGTACCAAGAAGATTCCGCCGTATGAGAACTTCTTCGCCGGCGGCTCGCGCACCGTACGTGGTTTCCGCGACGGCACGCTGGGGCCGCGCGACACGCCGAACGACAACCCTTATGGTGGCAAACTGCGTACCACCATGCAGAACGAGTTGATCATTCCGCTGCCGTTCGCGGCGGACGGCAACTCGACGCGATTGGCGGCGTTCTTCGATATCGGTAACGTCTTCGCCGAGCCTGGGGAATTCGAGTTCGACGAGCTGCGTCGCTCGGCGGGTATCGCCTTCCGCTGGTTCACGCCGTTCCTGGGCATTCTCAATTTGAGCTATTCGTATCCGCTCAACGAGCAACCTGAAGATGAGGTCGATCGCTTCCAGATCACCTTCGGTTCCGGTTTCTGA
- the lpxA gene encoding acyl-ACP--UDP-N-acetylglucosamine O-acyltransferase, giving the protein MIHPTAIVDPAARIGNNVTIGPYSIVGPGVEIGDDNWIGPHVVLSGPMMIGQGNRIFQFASLGEISQDKSARPEDDTRVEIGNGNTIREYVTIQRGTLKAEALTRIGDDNWIMAQAHIAHDCFVGDHTILANGTTLAGHVTIEDWAALGGYTLVHQFCRVGAHAFSGGGAVILRDLPPHVMSEGQPAAPRGINKEGLRRRGFTPDQIDEVEDIYKLVYRSGKLIAAIKDELRLRAEHSPISAQWLEFIEKSKRALQR; this is encoded by the coding sequence ATGATTCACCCGACGGCCATCGTCGATCCCGCGGCACGGATCGGCAACAACGTCACGATCGGTCCGTACAGCATCGTCGGTCCCGGCGTCGAGATCGGTGACGACAATTGGATCGGGCCGCACGTGGTACTGAGCGGACCGATGATGATCGGGCAGGGCAATCGGATCTTTCAATTCGCATCGCTCGGCGAGATTTCGCAGGACAAGTCGGCCAGACCCGAAGACGACACCCGTGTCGAAATCGGCAACGGCAATACGATCCGCGAATACGTCACGATTCAGCGCGGCACGCTCAAGGCCGAAGCCCTGACGCGTATCGGCGACGACAACTGGATCATGGCGCAGGCCCACATCGCGCATGACTGTTTCGTCGGCGATCACACCATTCTCGCCAATGGCACCACCTTGGCTGGACACGTCACGATCGAGGACTGGGCGGCGCTGGGCGGTTACACCCTGGTGCATCAGTTCTGCCGCGTCGGCGCGCATGCGTTCTCCGGCGGCGGCGCGGTGATCCTGCGCGATCTGCCGCCGCACGTGATGAGCGAAGGTCAGCCGGCGGCGCCGCGCGGCATCAACAAGGAAGGCTTGCGTCGGCGCGGATTCACGCCCGATCAGATCGACGAAGTCGAAGATATCTACAAGCTGGTCTACCGTTCCGGAAAACTGATCGCGGCGATCAAGGACGAACTGCGCCTGCGTGCCGAACACTCTCCGATCTCGGCGCAATGGCTGGAGTTCATCGAGAAGTCCAAGCGGGCCTTGCAGCGATGA
- the fabZ gene encoding 3-hydroxyacyl-ACP dehydratase FabZ, producing MLDCRDILALLPHRYPFMLVDRVIGYDPEKSLTAIKNVTYNEPFFPGHFPEVPIMPGVMILEAMAQTCGLLAIKISGVRRESGMLLYFAGIDNARFKRPVVPGDRLEFVATVVRHKRDIWKFSCRATVDGELACEADMLCALRNGGVKADDAQA from the coding sequence TTGCTTGATTGTCGCGACATCCTGGCGTTGCTGCCGCATCGCTATCCTTTCATGTTGGTCGACCGAGTGATCGGCTACGACCCCGAAAAATCGCTGACGGCGATCAAGAACGTCACCTATAACGAGCCCTTCTTTCCGGGGCATTTCCCGGAAGTGCCGATCATGCCCGGCGTGATGATCCTCGAGGCGATGGCGCAGACCTGTGGCCTGCTGGCGATCAAGATTTCGGGTGTGCGCCGTGAGTCCGGCATGCTGCTGTACTTCGCCGGCATCGACAACGCGCGGTTCAAACGCCCGGTCGTGCCGGGTGATCGCCTTGAATTCGTGGCCACGGTGGTGCGTCACAAGCGCGACATCTGGAAGTTTTCCTGCCGTGCCACCGTGGACGGCGAACTGGCCTGCGAAGCCGACATGCTCTGCGCCTTGCGCAATGGTGGCGTCAAGGCGGATGACGCCCAGGCATGA